A genomic segment from Pleurodeles waltl isolate 20211129_DDA chromosome 9, aPleWal1.hap1.20221129, whole genome shotgun sequence encodes:
- the MGAT2 gene encoding alpha-1,6-mannosyl-glycoprotein 2-beta-N-acetylglucosaminyltransferase — translation MRFRIYKRKLFILTLVVIACGFAFWNSGRQRKNEAFIQNPGTGKTGKEQQQHGIRKISNESQPAHKQEVDAGKEQQHAVRKISESQPAHKQAVDNETSVYINIAFQLNFDQTIKNIDKIPSRPQGDVVVVVQVHNRPDYLKLLIESLRQSKGIENVLLIFSHDFWSADINQIIAAVDFCQVIQIFFPFSIQLYPNEFPGNDPKDCPRDIDKKDAEKLKCNNAAFPDSFGHYREAKFSQTKHHWWWKLHFVWERIKVLKDYEGLVLLIEEDHYMSPDFYHVLKKMWSKKIEECPDCDVLSLGAYTRVQDFSGKADKLEVRTWRSTDHNMGLVLNRDVYQKLIHCTAAFCTYDDYNWDWTLQYLTVTCLPKFWKVMVPEVPRVYHAGDCGMHHKKACKPSTESAKIESLLNSNQQYMFPESLSISKRFSVAAYSPHVKNGGWGDIRDHELCKSYHRLQ, via the coding sequence ATGAGGTTTCGCATCTACAAGAGAAAATTGTTCATCCTGACCCTGGTGGTGATcgcctgtggctttgcattctGGAACAGCGGCAGGCAAAGGAAAAATGAGGCTTTCATTCAGAACCCAGGCACTGGGAAAACGGGGAAAGAGCAGCAACAACACGGGATCAGAAAGATCTCCAACGAGTCTCAGCCAGCCCACAAGCAGGAGGTTGATGCAGGTAAGGAGCAGCAACATGCTGTCAGGAAAATTTCTGAGTCTCAACCAGCCCACAAGCAGGCAGTGGACAATGAAACATCAGTTTACATTAACATTGCATTCCAGCTGAACTTTGACCAGACGATTAAAAACATAGACAAGATACCGAGCCGCCCTCAGGGGGATGTAGTGGTGGTCGTCCAGGTGCATAACCGGCCAGACTACCTTAAATTGCTTATTGAATCACTCAGACAGTCCAAAGGTATTGAAAATGTGTTACTCATTTTCAGTCATGACTTTTGGTCTGCTGATATCAACCAGATCATCGCAGCAGTGGATTTCTGCCAGGTCATTCAAATCTTTTTTCCTTTCAGTATCCAGCTGTACCCAAACGAGTTCCCAGGAAATGATCCCAAAGACTGTCCTAGGGATATTGATAAGAAAGATGCTGAGAAGCTAAAGTGTAACAATGCAGCATTCCCAGACTCATTTGGACATTACAGGGAAGCCAAATTTTCCCAAACTAAGCACCACTGGTGGTGGAAGCTACATTTTGTGTGGGAGAGGATAAAGGTGCTAAAAGATTATGAAGGGCTCGTGCTGCTCATAGAAGAGGATCACTATATGTCACCTGATTTTTATcatgtccttaaaaaaatgtgGAGCAAGAAGATTGAGGAGTGTCCTGACTGTGATGTGCTATCTCTGGGTGCCTACACTCGTGTCCAGGATTTCTCTGGTAAAGCTGATAAGTTGGAAGTGAGGACCTGGAGATCTACTGACCATAATATGGGCCTTGTTCTCAACAGAGAtgtttatcagaagcttatccactGCACTGCTGCCTTCTGCACATACGATGACTACAACTGGGATTGGACACTTCAGTATTTGACTGTCACttgtcttccaaagttttggaaagTCATGGTACCTGAGGTTCCTCGAGTTTATCATGCGGGTGACTGTGGAATGCACCACAAGAAAGCCTGCAAGCCATCTACAGAAAGTGCCAAAATAGAGTCACTCTTAAATAGCAATCAGCAGTATATGTTTCCTGAAAGCCTGAGTATCAGTAAGCGGTTCTCTGTGGCGGCATACTCCCCTCATGTGAAAAATGGAGGCTGGGGAGACATCAGGGACCATGAACTTTGTAAGAGTTATCACCGACTTCAGTGA